In Apium graveolens cultivar Ventura unplaced genomic scaffold, ASM990537v1 ctg9006, whole genome shotgun sequence, a single genomic region encodes these proteins:
- the LOC141705529 gene encoding uncharacterized protein LOC141705529 isoform X2: MHKEQIFYSFLLSKIQITLVMGPCKIKWTVEEEDDMRAGIAKHGAGKWRVILKDPQFGSVLRRRSNVDLKDKWRNMQIITNGQPRNRCKPVPKKMEETSRSCGKFVALTSEGSDEDEIAEPEPPSLFKEASHERVFEKLTRFSLEDTRTVPFDGKLIEQGMEYDSAYSYSLRSEVNAELISIGLMSPEDIVAAVVEAVKEAEAAMAEAEEAEKEAVEAENTAEQLKAYSEKLEKEIREKKARPGYAVPKRGKKGRSKR, translated from the exons ATGCATAAGGAACAAATATTCTACAGCTTTCTGCTATCAAAAATACAG ATCACATTAGTTATGGGTCCCTGTAAGATTAAGTGGACTGTTGAAGAGGAAGACGATATGAGAGCTGGAATAGCCAAGCATGGTGCCGGTAAATGGCGGGTTATTCTCAAAGACCCCCAGTTCGGAAGTGTCTTGCGTAGGCGCTCAAATGTGGACCTCAAG GACAAGTGGAGAAATATGCAAATCATAACGAATGGCCAGCCTCGAAACAGATGCAAGCCTGTACCAAAGAAAATGGAGGAGACCAGCCGAAGCTGTGGTAAATTTGTGGCTCTTACTAGTGAGGGCTCTGATGAAGATGAAATCGCTGAACCCGAGCCACCATCCTTATTTAAAGAAGCATCACATGAGCGTGTTTTTGAAAAGCTAACAAGGTTTTCGTTGGAAGATACAAGAACTGTTCCATTTGATGGAAAACTCATCGAG CAAGGAATGGAGTATGATTCAGCATACTCATACAGCCTACGGAGCGAAGTTAATGCAGAGCTGATAAGTATAGGGCTGATGAGCCCTGAGGATATTGTTGCTGCTGTTGTAGAAGCAGTTAAGGAGGCTGAAGCTGCTATGGCAGAGGCTGAAGAGGCGGAAAAGGAAGCTGTAGAGGCTGAAAATACCGCAGAACAATTAAAAGCTTACAGTGAAAAATTAGAAAAGGAAATAAGGGAAAAGAAGGCTAGGCCTG GTTATGCAGTACCTAAAAGAGGAAAAAAAGGTCGCAGCAAGCGCTGA
- the LOC141705529 gene encoding uncharacterized protein LOC141705529 isoform X1: MHKEQIFYSFLLSKIQITLVMGPCKIKWTVEEEDDMRAGIAKHGAGKWRVILKDPQFGSVLRRRSNVDLKDFQDKWRNMQIITNGQPRNRCKPVPKKMEETSRSCGKFVALTSEGSDEDEIAEPEPPSLFKEASHERVFEKLTRFSLEDTRTVPFDGKLIEQGMEYDSAYSYSLRSEVNAELISIGLMSPEDIVAAVVEAVKEAEAAMAEAEEAEKEAVEAENTAEQLKAYSEKLEKEIREKKARPGYAVPKRGKKGRSKR; encoded by the exons ATGCATAAGGAACAAATATTCTACAGCTTTCTGCTATCAAAAATACAG ATCACATTAGTTATGGGTCCCTGTAAGATTAAGTGGACTGTTGAAGAGGAAGACGATATGAGAGCTGGAATAGCCAAGCATGGTGCCGGTAAATGGCGGGTTATTCTCAAAGACCCCCAGTTCGGAAGTGTCTTGCGTAGGCGCTCAAATGTGGACCTCAAG GACTTTCAGGACAAGTGGAGAAATATGCAAATCATAACGAATGGCCAGCCTCGAAACAGATGCAAGCCTGTACCAAAGAAAATGGAGGAGACCAGCCGAAGCTGTGGTAAATTTGTGGCTCTTACTAGTGAGGGCTCTGATGAAGATGAAATCGCTGAACCCGAGCCACCATCCTTATTTAAAGAAGCATCACATGAGCGTGTTTTTGAAAAGCTAACAAGGTTTTCGTTGGAAGATACAAGAACTGTTCCATTTGATGGAAAACTCATCGAG CAAGGAATGGAGTATGATTCAGCATACTCATACAGCCTACGGAGCGAAGTTAATGCAGAGCTGATAAGTATAGGGCTGATGAGCCCTGAGGATATTGTTGCTGCTGTTGTAGAAGCAGTTAAGGAGGCTGAAGCTGCTATGGCAGAGGCTGAAGAGGCGGAAAAGGAAGCTGTAGAGGCTGAAAATACCGCAGAACAATTAAAAGCTTACAGTGAAAAATTAGAAAAGGAAATAAGGGAAAAGAAGGCTAGGCCTG GTTATGCAGTACCTAAAAGAGGAAAAAAAGGTCGCAGCAAGCGCTGA
- the LOC141705529 gene encoding single myb histone 6-like isoform X3, with amino-acid sequence MGPCKIKWTVEEEDDMRAGIAKHGAGKWRVILKDPQFGSVLRRRSNVDLKDFQDKWRNMQIITNGQPRNRCKPVPKKMEETSRSCGKFVALTSEGSDEDEIAEPEPPSLFKEASHERVFEKLTRFSLEDTRTVPFDGKLIEQGMEYDSAYSYSLRSEVNAELISIGLMSPEDIVAAVVEAVKEAEAAMAEAEEAEKEAVEAENTAEQLKAYSEKLEKEIREKKARPGYAVPKRGKKGRSKR; translated from the exons ATGGGTCCCTGTAAGATTAAGTGGACTGTTGAAGAGGAAGACGATATGAGAGCTGGAATAGCCAAGCATGGTGCCGGTAAATGGCGGGTTATTCTCAAAGACCCCCAGTTCGGAAGTGTCTTGCGTAGGCGCTCAAATGTGGACCTCAAG GACTTTCAGGACAAGTGGAGAAATATGCAAATCATAACGAATGGCCAGCCTCGAAACAGATGCAAGCCTGTACCAAAGAAAATGGAGGAGACCAGCCGAAGCTGTGGTAAATTTGTGGCTCTTACTAGTGAGGGCTCTGATGAAGATGAAATCGCTGAACCCGAGCCACCATCCTTATTTAAAGAAGCATCACATGAGCGTGTTTTTGAAAAGCTAACAAGGTTTTCGTTGGAAGATACAAGAACTGTTCCATTTGATGGAAAACTCATCGAG CAAGGAATGGAGTATGATTCAGCATACTCATACAGCCTACGGAGCGAAGTTAATGCAGAGCTGATAAGTATAGGGCTGATGAGCCCTGAGGATATTGTTGCTGCTGTTGTAGAAGCAGTTAAGGAGGCTGAAGCTGCTATGGCAGAGGCTGAAGAGGCGGAAAAGGAAGCTGTAGAGGCTGAAAATACCGCAGAACAATTAAAAGCTTACAGTGAAAAATTAGAAAAGGAAATAAGGGAAAAGAAGGCTAGGCCTG GTTATGCAGTACCTAAAAGAGGAAAAAAAGGTCGCAGCAAGCGCTGA
- the LOC141705525 gene encoding uncharacterized protein LOC141705525, translating to MSSNQTPNLSPPFFSGENYQVWDVKMKTHLKDLGLWTWVKSEREIQPLTDNPILNQIKFHENESSKGLRALSIIHTAVLESIFTRIIACETGKEAWDKLKELYEGNARIKRMQVLNLKRDFETLAMKEKDTIQDYYKNLMGVVNKMRLIREDVPDSKIVEKMFVSLPERFESNLSSLEDSKVISELSLSELINSLQAQEQRRAMRNKETENAVEGAFLAKTQKQKIKFTQCGHCKKNGHEEK from the coding sequence ATGTCTTCAAATCAAACACCAAATCTTTCTCCTCCATTTTTTAGTGGTGAAAATTATCAAGTATGGGATGTTAAAATGAAAACTCATTTGAAAGATTTGGGTTTATGGACATGGGTGAAAAGTGAGAGGGAGATACAACCTCTTACAGACAATCCTATTCTAAATCAAATCAAGTTTCACGAAAATGAGTCAAGTAAGGGTCTAAGGGCTTTATCAATTATTCATACGGCCGTGTTAGAATCGATTTTCACAAGAATTATAGCTTGTGAAACAGGAAAAGAGGCTTGGGACAAACTAAAAGAATTGTATGAGGGCAACGCAAGAATAAAGAGGATGCAAGTTTTAAATCTCAAAAGGGATTTTGAGACTTTAGCCATGAAAGAAAAAGACACTATACAagattattataaaaatttgatgGGTGTTGTTAACAAAATGCGGCTGATTAGAGAAGATGTGCCTGATAGCAAAATTGTAGAGAAGATGTTTGTGAGTTTGCCTGAAAGGTTTGAGTCAAATCTTTCATCTCTTGAAGATTCAAAAGTTATAAGTGAACTATCATTATCCGAGCTAATTAATTCTCTGCAAGCTCAAGAACAAAGAAGAGCGATGAGAAACAAGGAAACTGAAAATGCGGTGGAAGGAGCTTTTTTGGCAAAAACTCAAAAGCAAAAAATAAAATTTACTCAATGTGGTCATTGTAAGAAGAATGGACATGAAGAAAAATAA
- the LOC141705526 gene encoding uncharacterized protein LOC141705526, producing the protein MSETRSRPCLPPNKDPTRVYFIHPSDSNTTQLVSVKFNDTGFNNWKCSMMLSLLAKIKIDFVDGIISKPEPTTVEYKAWERCNDLVCAWLLFNMDDVIAKSVLFLKSAREIWIELEERFGYTSMTQVYSLEQQLAELSQGSNNISEFFTKIKMIWDAVNDANPFPTCTCLKCTCNLEHRVYQMQQDQRMIQFIMKLNEEFASVRGNILMQYPMPNIANAYRLFAQEEIHKELSSVTSQTESLACFSKKKNFKNFKPQSMFNKNQFVPNKTTKGVQAGAPGRKPQYFRTHCKIPPGFKSNRDKKVAATIQADLIKEEGSSSTTFSAAQYNQFLEMLNKRQQSGFSSVKQNEDS; encoded by the coding sequence ATGTCTGAAACTAGATCTAGACCGTGTTTACCACCTAATAAGGATCCTACCCGTGTTTATTTCATTCATCCTTCTGATTCTAATACTACTCAGTTAGTATCCGTCAAATTCAATGATACTGGATTCAATAACTGGAAATGTTCGATGATGCTAAGTCTATTAGCTAAGATTAAAATCGATTTTGTTGATGGTATTATAAGCAAGCCTGAACCAACTACAGTTGAGTATAAAGCCTGGGAAAGGTGTAATGATCTAGTGTGTGCTTGGTTGTTGTTCAATATGGATGATGTGATAGCTAAAAGTGTTCTGTTTCTCAAAAGTGCGCGTGAAATTTGGATTGAACTAGAGGAAAGGTTTGGCTATACATCCATGACACAAGTGTATTCACTGGAGCAGCAGTTAGCTGAATTGAGTCAAGGTTCTAATAATATATCTGAATTCTTCACTAAAATTAAAATGATTTGGGATGCAGTCAATGATGCAAATCCGTTTCCTACTTGTACCTGTTTGAAATGCACATGTAATCTGGAACATAGGGTTTATCAGATGCAGCAAGATCAAAGAATGATTCAATTTATAATGAAACTAAATGAAGAATTTGCATCTGTGAGAGGGAATATATTGATGCAATATCCTATGCCTAACATCGCTAATGCTTATAGGCTCTTTGCTCAAGAAGAAATACACAAGGAGTTATCATCTGTGACAAGTCAAACTGAATCTTTAGCCtgtttttcaaagaagaaaaatttcaagaattttaagcCACAAAGTATGTTTAACAAGAATCAGTTTGTACCTAACAAAACTACAAAAGGAGTTCAGGCAGGTGCTCCTGGGAGAAAACCTCAATATTTCCGCACTCATTGCAAGATTCCACCAGGGTTCAAATCTAACAGGGATAAGAAGGTTGCTGCTACAATTCaagctgatttgattaaagaAGAAGGCTCATCCTCCACCACTTTTTCTGCTGCTCAGTACAATCAATTTCTGGAAATGTTAAACAAACGTCAGCAATCTGGTTTTTCTTCTGTCAAGCAAAATGAGGACTCTTAG